Within the candidate division KSB1 bacterium genome, the region ATACTGATTGTCGAAGATTCATGGACGACTCTTATCAGTTTAAAAATTTGTCTCGAATTTGCAGGATACGATATATACACAGCAATGGATGGTGAAGCCGGTTTGAAAATGGCAAGATCTTTAAAACCGGATTTGATTTTACTCGATATTATAATGCCAAAAATTGATGGGTTTTCCGTATGCCAGTCACTGAAATTCGATAAAGAATATGAAAATATTCCAGTGATCCTCCTTTCTGTAAAAAATGAAACCAAAGACAAAAAAGTTGGAAGGGAAGTTGGTGCTGATGCTTATC harbors:
- a CDS encoding response regulator, which produces MKKKKILIVEDSWTTLISLKICLEFAGYDIYTAMDGEAGLKMARSLKPDLILLDIIMPKIDGFSVCQSLKFDKEYENIPVILLSVKNETKDKKVGREVGADAYLAKPFDAKVLISV